The Nitrospirota bacterium nucleotide sequence GATACTTCTCACCATACTGCTCTTCTTTATTGTTCTCCGACATGATTGATCCCCCCTTTGTTATCTCCAGGATCATCATGTCATATCAGGTAAATCAGGGGAAGATGGGGTTAATTAAACGCTTACGCTATTTCAAGGTAGAGGGTGACAACGGCTCTCTATACATCATAAGGCATGACATGACATCGCTTGAGTGGGAATTGACACTGTTTGAAGAGAAGGGATGAATTGCGTAATCAGTTCTGCATTACTCTACATTTCGGGTACGTAGAACAACCCCAAAATTGTTGACCAGCCCTTTCACCTGATTTAACCATACGTTGAACCAATGGGCTGCCGCACTTTGGACAGGGCCGATCTGCATTTGGATTTGATCGCTTCTTTAGATTCTCAACATGTTTTCTGTGAGTTGCGAACGTTGGCGCAAGACGTACAGACTCTATTCGGTGTAGAAGGTCGCCAACCTGGTTTTCTGTAAATACCTGCTCACGAAATGACTTTATGTATGTGATAAATCCAGTGCCATGAGTGACGTTTGGCGGCATATCTGTCTTGAATGTGCTGCCGCCAACGAATGTGACAACAGAGCGAAGCGAATCTATCGGAATATTAAGCGCAGCCTCGAGCGCCTTGACATGCTTGAAATTCTGCCGCAATGGATTTTGAAAAGTAACGGACTTCTTATATATCTTTTGCGTCCAGTGCGCTTGAT carries:
- a CDS encoding NERD domain-containing protein, which gives rise to MDLFIVINHFLKDFWWLIPIVIVITILKSPWGKGYLGELTVRVLSRFMLDKGTYHRVDNVTLTTPDGTTQIDHLFVSRFGIFVLETKNMQGWIFGGEDQAHWTQKIYKKSVTFQNPLRQNFKHVKALEAALNIPIDSLRSVVTFVGGSTFKTDMPPNVTHGTGFITYIKSFREQVFTENQVGDLLHRIESVRLAPTFATHRKHVENLKKRSNPNADRPCPKCGSPLVQRMVKSGERAGQQFWGCSTYPKCRVMQN